The sequence ACACGCTATTTAGCATTAACCCGTACAAAAGACGTAAGCACATTCCACCTCAGTAGAAAGATGTGGACTAATGTGAACGAGGAGGAATTACATGATGAATAACCACTTTTTCTCATCTTCTTTCACTTCTCAGTTCACATTTTGACTGACAAACCTATGGCTGGCAACAAGACACACGACAAAGTGCAGGAGGACCGTAAGTATGCCTAATAGCTCTTCAATGTTATGAGATGTTGGCCAGTCTGTTAGATCAGGGTTTCTCAAACGGTCATGGGGCCCTCCGTGTTCACGTTTTGATCGTTACCCAAGGACTATACAGCTGATTAAAATAACCAACTCCATTATTTGAAACAGCTGTGTGGTGCGGGGGCAAAacccaaaacgtgcacccaggacCGTTTGGGAATCCCTGTCTGATTGTTTTATCCCCCAGCTGCTTTCCTAAGGGCCATCCACAGGGCTTGTTTGGAGCCAACCAAGAAATACACTCACCCCCAAACTGAGAGCCAGGAGATAGGCTGGATATCCAGACCTCTGGTAAGAAACCCCTTTGTGAGTGATGAGCAGGAAAATAGCTACTTTTCAAAATGGTTTGACAAGCTGTGTCCCCTTTACTTCCAGGTATTTGTTGTCATGTCCCCTGTCTGAGTGTCCTAAGCCTGTTTTCACCGCCCTCTAAAATAGCTTTTCTGCCCTGAGATGGTTTCAGATCGCAGCGATAGAAGACTGAACTGGTCACGGCAGAACTCTGAGATCACCAAGTACATGGATGCAGCATGGCGTCTCAAAGAACAGACACAGAACCTGGGTTAGATCTACAGCCTACCAGACTTCATTATGATAACCTGGGTTAGATCTACAGCCTACCAGACTTCATTATGATAACCTGGGTCATTGGTCTCTTTACTGGATAAAAATTGAGTGGAAACACAGCTATGAAGAATAATACTTTACTGTCCAAAGGAAATACAATGTAACTGGTATCAAGCAGACCTActgtaattaagcaataaggcccaagggggtgtggtatatggccaatataccacagctaagggctgttcttgtgTGCAACGCAGTGCCTGGATAAAACCtgtagccatggtatattgaccatgtaccacaaacccccaaggtgccttaatgctattataaactggttcccaACCTAATTAGAAGAGTGAAAATAAATAGTCACActtgtggtatatcagaccgtataccacggctttcagtcaATCAGCATCCAAGGCTTGAAACACCCAGTTTATAACAAACACCACCAGAGAAACATGAAGCAGCATACTAATCATTCATTCAAGTTAAACAGATGCAGGTGTAGCCTGGTCcctgtttgtgctcttgccatCTCCATCAGTCATTGTCAAGCAAAACTCAGCATGAAATTAGTTGGTATAATAgcacagactggcactcaggctagagAAGGGGTTATTCTTGCCCAAAATGTACCAACTATTGTCATACCGGCAACCTGTTTGCAGAAGAAACATTGACCCAGATCTATAGAAAGTAATACATTGGCCCAGATCTATAGAAAGTAATACATTGACCCAGATCTATAGAAAGTAATACATTGACCCAGATCTATAGAAAGTAATACATTGGCCCACTACACATGAATAATATTGATACATGGAAAAGGCCAAACACGACAGCTGTTCAATATTAGAAAATGTCACATCCCTAAAGGTAGTGAATCAGGGGGTCAATAAGCAGACTTGCAAAGTGTGCATTTTACAAAAATCTATCAAGTATTTACTCAAACTAGATGACATACATTTGTGGAAGTGGCTTCATCATTGTTTTCACTTTCAGCAAATAGTTTCACAAACGTAGATGCCTTACAACAAAGTATAAAGATCTCCTTTAAAAGATACATGGATTTATTTTACTGCCGATAATAAAATGTCATTGTACCGTTGATGTCCATATTCATGTTAGAGgtttaaaccatttaaaaaaacattgaatttggcatgTTTAGTACCGCTCTGTCTGGTTTTCATATGGATACATTCTAAAGCTTGTCGTCTTGGTGATACTCTAGGAAGGACATCTTGTCGTCTTGGTGATACTCTAGGAAGGACATCTTGTAGTCTTGGTGATACTCTAGGAAGGACATCTTGTAGTCTTGGTGATACTCTAGGAAGGACATCTTGTAGTCTTGGTGATACTCTAGGAAGGACATCTTGGGAAATCATCACACAAAAGGCCTCCACATCAGTCCACTGCCCCAAGGGCTCCATgaagggtggtgtgtgtgatcaagaagagaaagagaggacttcTCTCTAATATTACCTCCTTCCAGAAGTTGGGATGCAGTGTGGCAAAGACcgaagacaacacacacacctctttagGAGCGACCCTTCATCTTCTTGCGTGCATTCTTGCCCGGTCGTTTCTGAAGGAATTGAAGAAGAAAAAGGGATCAAAATGACAAAATAACAAACTTTTTTCAATAACAAACCAAATGTACCAACACTATAAACACAATATTTTAATTCAAAATGTGATATTGCATGACCCAATCATGGTTTCCTGTCAGTGACTTACAGCCCCTCCTTTGGCGGGGCCCCTTCCGCCTGGTCCTGCTTTgcctcctttccctccctttcctcctttCCCATGAGCCACCTTGGCTCGGAACCCTGACACATCGTTGTGGCTGTCCTTGGTGTTCCACTTGGTTCCACTTTTCTTCCCGCCAAAGCCAAACCTCTGGTCTTTATACTTCCTCTTAGCATTGGGCCTGTCAAGTCAGAGACTTCAGTTTTAGTCCAAGTACATATAGATTTGATAAAAAAGCACTGAATACAATGAATATAGGTAGGTAGTTGAAGAAGCATTGTGAACAACATTCCCATGTCTGTGCAGCATCTTACCCTTTCTTGTTCATGGCCTTTTTATCAGGTGTTTGGCCACCGGCCCCTTTCCCTGCACCTCCTTTAGCTGGTGCGCCTCCTTTAGCATTCTTCTGATCTCCTTCCAGGAAGTCCAGTTTGTCAGTCATGCCTGCAAGAGAGGAGGGTGTTTACCGTTATGAATCACATTTAGCAGATGTCACCCAAAGCAACTTACCAACCAAAATAGTGCAAACAAGATGGGTGACTTGGGTGGTAAACAAAACATGCAGAACTGAGGACCCACCTTTTTGATACCTCTTCACTGAAGACATCATGGccttcttctccctctgtctcttctgaATAACCTCTACTTGTACCTACAACACCAATTTCATAAGATCACATTCACCAAGAGGATATAATAAAAAAGTACAATTCCAGTGAGACCCCCACTGCTGTCATGTAAGATGAAAGGAGACTGACCTTCTTGCCATACTTCCTCTGTTCTCTTAGTTTCTTGGCCTTTTCCGACTTTTCCATCATGATCTGCTTCGTGATGAGTTTCTTCCTGATCTGTAGGAAAAGATAAAGGATCGCATTATTCATGACCACACCAGTGTTTCCGTGACGGTCGACCAGATTTGAAATTGCTGGACAAATGTGCATATCAAATAGAATCTCAGGTGGATGCCAGCCACTTGTCAGGTAAAGTGTAAATCACGGTCCACAGACACCAGGAGTCGATAGTCCAACGCCCCATTGTGACATACTTAGCTACACGGCTCTGAGACTAACAGCCCGAATGTGCACCTCCCTACAATTCCCACCAAATGAGTCTCCGGTACGCACCCTTTATTAATTTGAATGCATTGACAGTTGGACAAATTGCTTGAACTGCTCTAAGAATTAGAAAAGTATGAAAGCCAACAGTCCAATATTCTTCAACACTGCTGTGCGTATGCATACACAATTTGGACTATGTTAAATTCGTAATGCTTTTTAGGAGAGCCCACTGCCAATTCATTGTGACCATCATGGAAATTACTGCAATTATAATACAAGAAATGATAGCCTACCAAGTGTACGTTGGTGCCTTGCACAAAGcatgtctccctccatccatttAGCTTGCCAAAACCTCTGCTGTGGAGTCAATTTATTTTTACACTTGTCTTGCCTCCATCCTTGGtaaagtagctagttagctatcaaGCAAGCATTGCCGTTTTTAGCATTTTTAAGCTAACTACTCAACCAGGCATTAGATCAGTGGAATACTCCTTGGTGGACTAGGTAAAAAAGTTATCTTTTATGAAGAGTAATCTAGCAAAACGTCATAAAATACCAAAACACTTCTCCCCTGTGTGCATACAGTTGTGTCCGCCAACATTGTGGTGATCCTGATGGTTTTTCGGGACTGATTGCTTCTACGGTTGTGGCTACAAAGTACAACTACGGGAATAGTAGCGACTTTAAGTagtaggttaggagaattaggttaaggttagggaaagggttaTGCTTAGCTAAAATACTGCAGCTGTACTCCATCTAGCCACAACCTTAAAATCTATCTGTTCTGAGAATCCACCAGTATTACAACACCACTACcatgatacaatgttgcaaggtCCTTAGAGAGCACAAGTGCAAGATAGGGTGTCTTCTAATTGCATAATCTGTCTGAACCAACCTCCAACacatagccaatgtgatttacaGAGGATATTTATTTTCATCA is a genomic window of Oncorhynchus nerka isolate Pitt River linkage group LG24, Oner_Uvic_2.0, whole genome shotgun sequence containing:
- the LOC115108666 gene encoding probable rRNA-processing protein EBP2, with protein sequence MVFGPRNHCLYPIILVNNTMDIIEDDEQLGETSEQDSELSDGELQGAFAKGLLKPGLNFTTQEPKKIVNNVEGLKQCLADFRKNTLPWIERLDMVNLPADDIVAKSEGRLDNKASEDINPDDDFQREMFFYRQAQEAVLEAMPRLLKLKIATKRPEDYFAEMAKSDQQMQKIRKKLITKQIMMEKSEKAKKLREQRKYGKKVQVEVIQKRQREKKAMMSSVKRYQKGMTDKLDFLEGDQKNAKGGAPAKGGAGKGAGGQTPDKKAMNKKGPNAKRKYKDQRFGFGGKKSGTKWNTKDSHNDVSGFRAKVAHGKGGKGGKGGKAGPGGRGPAKGGAKRPGKNARKKMKGRS
- the cfap144 gene encoding protein FAM183A, producing the protein MASAKQSKEKDPADIVNQNAIHIETIKKENRSQKVYTLFSINPYKRLHILTDKPMAGNKTHDKVQEDPAFLRAIHRACLEPTKKYTHPQTESQEIGWISRPLMVSDRSDRRLNWSRQNSEITKYMDAAWRLKEQTQNLG